One window from the genome of Schistocerca piceifrons isolate TAMUIC-IGC-003096 chromosome 8, iqSchPice1.1, whole genome shotgun sequence encodes:
- the LOC124712126 gene encoding uncharacterized protein LOC124712126, with the protein MSDDAPAFYNAWSAVMGPAPNQLLCSWHIQRNWSQNLRRISGSSEKKSVVFSSLKRLQTELDIDVFSCSLEKVVEDLLNDPDTAEFGRYFLKMYCQRVEKWAYCFRHRLGINTNNYLESLHKVIKYSYLEGKKCRRLDKSLNALLCLVRDKVYEGLVKLSKCKQCSRVSRVKTSHNNSSAITNGMILCRGEGLWEVLSSTGCEVYVVVKNSELTCERKCSLKCNTCNICVHSYKCSCLDNILNFNICKHIHACAKSLSGAVQESEQCSLPSSADNEYVSALLSGNSEKSADTFEQDVMSHCETIVALSKGTQCGQETKAKVLKDLKKIIGNLNKDFSFSEENTVNVNAKIESQARFFSTKQRRIL; encoded by the coding sequence ACTGGTCTCAGAATTTAAGGAGAATTTCTGGGAGTAGTGAGAAAAAATCAGTAGTGTTTAGTTCACTAAAGCGACTTCAGACTGAACTGGATATAGATGTTTTTAGTTGTAgtctggagaaagtggtggaagacTTATTGAATGATCCGGATACTGCAGAATTTGGCAGGTACTTTCTTAAGATGTACTGCCAGCGAGTGGAAAAGTGGGCGTATTGTTTTAGGCACCGATTGGGCATTAATACAAACAATTACTTGGAGTCCCTACATAAAGTTATTAAATACAGTTATCTAGAAGGGAAAAAGTGCAGAAGGCTGGATAAGTCATTAAATGCTTTGTTATGTTTAGTgagagacaaagtatatgaggGCTTAGTGAAGCTCTCAAAATGTAAACAGTGCTCTAGGGTGTCAAGAGTGAAAACAAGCCACAACAATAGCTCAGCTATAACAAATGGGATGATTTTATGCAGGGGTGAAGGATTGTGGGAAGTGCTTTCTTCCACTGGTTGTGAAGTGTATGTTGTTGTAAAAAATTCAGAACTGACATGCGAAAGAAAATGTTCACTTAAGTGCAACACCTGCAACATATGTGTACATTCGTATAAATGCAGCTgtttagacaacattttaaattttaacatatgtaaGCATATACATGCATGTGCCAAATCATTGTCTGGTGCTGTCCAGGAGAGTGAACAGTGTTCCTTGCCCTCTAGTGCAGACAATGAATATGTGTCAGCATTGCTTTCTGGCAATTCAGAAAAATCTGCTGACACATTTGAACAGGATGTGATGTCTCACTGTGAAACTATAGTTGCACTCAGCAAAGGAACACAGTGTGGACAGGAGACTAAGGCCAAAGTATTGAAGgatctgaagaagatcattggtaatcttaataaagatttttctttctcAGAAGAAAACACAGTAAATGTGAATGCCAAGATTGAATCTCAGGCTAGATTTTTTTCCACAAAGCAGAGAAGGATTTTGTGA